In Candidatus Nitrosocosmicus arcticus, the following proteins share a genomic window:
- a CDS encoding response regulator, whose product MKTEKNISGLQNILIIDEDILHICGSLLRTEKYNVKSYSNPAIALHFMEIDSYFYARDMDIRMPNMSGIQLYYKLKAIDPYINVLLVTALEIVKEWIDALPGLKIVSRKPSSRSKTVSNLPRFVTKCLIIPPSNFMLSTLLIKSYIPDEYCKHGHTKMHLTLID is encoded by the coding sequence ATCAAAACAGAGAAAAATATTAGTGGTTTACAAAATATACTAATTATAGATGAAGATATATTGCATATTTGTGGGTCCCTTCTAAGGACCGAAAAGTATAACGTCAAAAGTTATTCAAATCCTGCCATCGCACTGCATTTCATGGAAATAGATTCATATTTTTATGCTCGTGATATGGATATCAGAATGCCAAACATGAGTGGAATTCAGCTTTATTATAAGTTAAAAGCAATAGATCCTTACATCAATGTTTTACTTGTTACCGCGTTAGAAATTGTAAAGGAATGGATCGATGCTTTGCCGGGTCTAAAGATCGTATCACGGAAACCATCTTCAAGATCAAAGACTGTATCCAATTTACCACGATTCGTAACCAAGTGTCTTATCATCCCACCAAGTAATTTTATGTTATCTACCTTGCTCATTAAATCATATATTCCTGATGAATACTGCAAACACGGACATACTAAAATGCATTTAACCTTGATTGATTAA